The Henckelia pumila isolate YLH828 chromosome 2, ASM3356847v2, whole genome shotgun sequence genome includes a window with the following:
- the LOC140880903 gene encoding uncharacterized protein isoform X2, whose translation MEGEMKLDCWGYQVRTCSDACMSAINSYYQQVLSYGRKRYVILDAPKSDPQCVLGNILAAHFLCSADSSRAQPHIEAAKSYLNHASPYEKAMFDVLLYFVSPDRDDDLAVELHSKLLQDFPRDLVSLKRAQILCFYMGRPDLSLKLVEQVLPINGNENYIYGMLAFPLLELGRMEDAEEAGKKGYEINKDDPWSQHALCHVYQFDCRFKEAVEFMENCARSWHSLSSFMLTHNWWHVALCYLEGQAPMTNVRDIYDHCILKELERSDAVPAEVYLNAVGLLLRVYVRGELDAFGDRLRVLANNVANQAFWFLEWHLDILILWALSFTGEFTKAEDLLKGLKSRCGVLIVLSHTMFAHESECLFKYGKGDYEQALEFLGHEFDAVNFKIIGASDEQLDVFTEVYISLLLNTGEPKKAIQGIEKQLKQREGVPFLWCLLEKASLMLGRAEEAASYGKKARELEAAYFT comes from the exons ATGGAAGGTGAAATGAAATTAGACTGTTGGGGTTACCAAGTAAGAACTTGTTCAGATGCTTGTATGTCTGCCATCAATTCATACTATCAACAG GTGCTTAGTTATGGGAGAAAAAGGTATGTGATATTGGATGCTCCAAAAAGCGATCCACAATGTGTTCTTGGAAACATTTTGGCAGCTCATTTTCTCTGCTCCGCGGATTCATCTCGTGCTCAGCCGCACATTGAGGCAGCCAAGTCTTATCTC AATCATGCTAGTCCATATGAGAAAGCCATGTTTGATGTTTTGCTGTATTTTGTTTCTCCTGATAGAGACGATGATCTGGCTGTGGAGTTGCATTCCAAG CTCTTACAAGATTTCCCTAGAGATCTTGTATCACTTAAGAGAGCTCAAATTCTATGCTTTTATATGGGTCGACCGGATCTATCTCTGAAACTTGTAGAACAG GTCCTGCCAATTAATGGGAATGAGAATTATATATATGGCATGCTTGCCTTTCCTTTATTAGAGCTTGGCAGAATGGAAGATGCAGAGGAAGCTGGAAAGAAAGGATACGAGATCAATAAAGATGACCCTTGGTCACAACATGCT CTTTGCCATGTTTACCAGTTTGATTGTCGTTTCAAGGAAGCCGTGGAATTCATGGAAAACTGTGCAAGATCATGGCATTCTTTATCGTCTTTTAT GTTGACACACAACTGGTGGCATGTTGCTCTGTGCTACTTAGAAGGCCAGGCGCCGATGACTAACGTACGAGATATTTATGATCATTGTATCTTGAAAGAACTGGAAAGAAGCGATGCGGTGCCTGCAGAG GTCTACTTAAACGCTGTTGGTTTGTTACTGCGTGTATATGTCCGTGGTGAGCTTGACGCGTTTGGTGACCGCCTAAGGGTTTTAGCCAATAATGTAGCAAATCAA GCATTTTGGTTTCTGGAGTGGCACCTTGATATCCTGATACTGTGGGCGCTATCATTTACTGGAGAATTCACCAAAGCTGAAGATCTTCTCAAGGGTTTGAAATCAAGGTGTGGAGTTCTTATTGTTCTCTCCCATACTATGTTTGCACACGAATCTG AATGTCTCTTTAAGTACGGGAAGGGAGACTACGAACAGGCACTGGAATTCCTTGGACATGAATTCGATGCTGTTAACTTTAAG ATAATCGGGGCATCTGATGAACAGCTTGATGTATTCACTGAAGTATATATCAGTTTGCTTCTTAATACCGGGGAACCCAAGAAAG CAATCCAAGGTATTGAAAAGCAGTTGAAGCAGCGGGAAGGCGTGCCATTCTTGTGGTGTCTCTTG GAGAAGGCTTCTTTAATGTTGGGAAGGGCAGAAGAAGCTGCAAGCTATGGCAAGAAAGCCAGGGAGTTAGAAGCCGCATATTTCACTTAG
- the LOC140879396 gene encoding uncharacterized protein → MGVDYYNILKVSRDAGEDDIKKSYKRLAMKWHPDKNSVNTQEAEAKFKQISEAYDVLSDPQKRQIYDLHGEEGLKSGLYAPPKDYGGGGGGRGFMFNPRDAEAIFEEFFGGLDGGTGRSAGGGGGGGGGGNAGGGGGGRLVKAEAMESKLPCSLEELFKGSKRKMQISRIVLDDNGKPSTIEEVLTIHIKPGWKKGTKITFPEKGNHEPGHAPGDLIFVIDEKPHPIFKRDGNDLLVNKKISLLDALTGKTLNLATLDGRDLAVPVSDIIKPGKEIVIQNEGMPISKEPGKNGNLRIKFDVKFPSRLSSDQKSDLRRVLGRTAE, encoded by the exons ATGGGCGTTGATTACTATAACATCCTGAAAGTTTCGAGGGACGCTGGTGAAGATGACATCAAGAAATCTTACAAGAGATTGGCGATGAAATGGCATCCGGACAAGAATTCGGTGAACACCCAGGAAGCGGAGGCCAAGTTCAAGCAGATATCTGAGGCTTACGATGTGTTGAGTGATCCACAGAAGAGGCAGATCTATGATTTGCACGGGGAGGAGGGGTTGAAATCTGGGTTGTATGCGCCGCCGAAAGATTACGGCGGGGGAGGAGGAGGAAGGGGGTTTATGTTTAATCCGAGGGACGCGGAGGCTATTTTTGAGGAGTTTTTTGGTGGGTTGGATGGTGGGACTGGAAGGAGTGCCGGCGGCGGCGGTGGCGGTGGCGGTGGCGGCAATGCTGGTGGAGGAGGGGGAGGTAGGTTGGTGAAGGCTGAGGCGATGGAGAGCAAGTTGCCGTGTAGTTTGGAGGAGCTGTTCAAGGGCTCGAAGAGGAAGATGCAGATTTCAAGAATTGTTCTTGATGATAATGG AAAGCCTAGCACCATTGAAGAAGTCTTGACCATTCATATTAAACCTGGTTGGAAGAAGGGTACAAAAATCACTTTTCCTGAGAAAGGGAACCACGAACCAGGTCACGCCCCTGGAGACCTCATCTTTGTGATAGACGAAAAGCCGCATCCAATCTTTAAAAGGGATGGCAATGATCTACTCGTCAATAAGAAAATCTCCCTGCTCGATGCTCTTACAGGCAAGACTCTCAACCTAGCAACTTTGGATGGACGAGATTTGGCTGTTCCAGTATCAGATATCATCAAACCAGGCAAAGAGATTGTGATCCAAAATGAAGGAATGCCCATATCAAAAGAACCTGGTAAGAATGGAAATTTAAGGATCAAGTTTGATGTCAAGTTCCCTTCAAGGCTTAGTTCGGACCAGAAATCAGATCTACGGCGGGTGTTAGGCAGGACTGCTGAGTAA
- the LOC140879395 gene encoding uncharacterized protein isoform X1 has translation MAAAAASSLTESTNDGPVLNVVNKRLRALRKKLNRIAQMEESVSQGKTLNKEQDETLRSKPSVVAGIDELEKLRQPLLEAVGQEISLALEKERSLGAEDSREEEVRELDVKEGNGGVSDVSDLLSLLYFGSVFDVQTLMRAHDNMITRSHERSSCLTYDYVTDDDASGAPLKEWDLDLISMLGSTLISRPFNSNLPHKNALEKCVEHARLWLTNSEQRIDPNADITYAGLREKLDKIMASEYFTTTPAIKATVDVAAAAENYKSFQVPVHGSVVPVSVTSEGSASEYQPQEEDSPNSHSEEIYNDKTEPVEEFHQMGGQELDNSPEVQVQTEVAIPETEVDQDPRDLDLNEQQHATHRAHQRNYRGGGRGSGGSGGRRGYANGGRGGRGIGRVNYQNGRGQFYDQPGGYYPRNHYNFRGRGGRGMGNNNYNHASAGHAGHIPAAS, from the exons ATGGCGGCAGCGGCGGCATCTTCCTTGACCGAATCAACGAACGACGGTCCAGTTCTTAACGTTGTCAACAAACGCCTCCGCGCCTTGCGTAAGAAGTTGAACCGCATAGCGCAGATGGAGGAATCTGTGTCTCAGGGGAAAACCCTAAACAAGGAGCAGGACGAGACCCTGAGGTCTAAACCCTCCGTTGTGGCGGGGATTGATGAGCTCGAGAAGCTTCGTCAACCTCTATTGGAAGCGGTTGGCCAGGAGATTTCGCTCGCCTTGGAGAAGGAGCGAAGTCTGGGGGCTGAAGATAGCCGCGAGGAAGAAGTTCGGGAGCTCGATGTGAAGGAAGGGAACGGCGGTGTTTCGGATGTTTCGGATCTGCTCAGTTTGCTCTATTTTGGGAGTGTTTTTGATGTTCAGACGCTGATGAGGGCGCACGACAACATGATTACAAGGTCTCATGAGAGGAGCTCCTGCTTGACGTATGATTATGTTACGGATGATGATGCCTCCGGGGCGCCCCTCAAAGAGTGGGATTTGGATTTGATTTCGATGCTTGGTAGTACGCTGATTTCACGGCCGTTTAACTCAAATTTGCCGCACAAGAACGCACTGGAGAAATGCGTCGAGCATGCTAGGCTCTGGCTTACAAATTCGGAACAACGCATTGATCCCAATGCGGATATCACTT ACGCTGGATTAAGGGAGAAACTGGATAAAATTATGGCTTCAGAATACTTTACAACAACTCCAGCTATCAAGGCTACTGTTGACGTGGCTGCTGCTGCCGAGAATTACAAGTCTTTTCAGGTCCCAGTTCATGGGTCTGTGGTTCCTGTTAGTGTGACGTCCGAAGGATCAGCATCGGAGTATCAGCCACAG GAAGAGGACTCACCAAATTCCCACAGCGAGGAAATCTACAATGATAAAACTGAACCAGTTGAAGAATTTCATCAGATG GGAGGACAAGAGCTAGATAATTCACCAGAAGTTCAGGTTCAAACAGAGGTGGCAATACCAGAAACCGAAGTGGATCAAGACCCTAGAGATCTGGATCTGAACGAGCAGCAGCATGCTACTCACAGGGCACACCAGCGGAACTATAGAGGTGGTGGTCGTGGCAGCGGCGGTAGTGGTGGACGCAGAGGGTACGCTAATGGTGGTCGTGGGGGGCGAGGCATTGGGAGGGTAAACTATCAGAATGGACGAGGCCAATTTTATGATCAACCAGGCGGTTATTACCCGAGGAACCACTACAATTTTAGAGGTCGAGGGGGCAGGGGAATGGGAAACAATAACTACAATCATGCTTCTGCAGGTCATGCCGGGCACATTCCAGCAGCTTCTTGA
- the LOC140880903 gene encoding uncharacterized protein isoform X4, which translates to MEGEMKLDCWGYQVRTCSDACMSAINSYYQQVLSYGRKRYVILDAPKSDPQCVLGNILAAHFLCSADSSRAQPHIEAAKSYLNHASPYEKAMFDVLLYFVSPDRDDDLAVELHSKLLQDFPRDLVSLKRAQILCFYMGRPDLSLKLVEQVLPINGNENYIYGMLAFPLLELGRMEDAEEAGKKGYEINKDDPWSQHALCHVYQFDCRFKEAVEFMENCARSWHSLSSFMLTHNWWHVALCYLEGQAPMTNVRDIYDHCILKELERSDAVPAEVYLNAVGLLLRVYVRGELDAFGDRLRVLANNVANQAFWFLEWHLDILILWALSFTGEFTKAEDLLKGLKSRVSMMSEKKRQLMLRGLSLAECLFKYGKGDYEQALEFLGHEFDAVNFKIIGASDEQLDVFTEVYISLLLNTGEPKKESALTARNTVKNNYSSSTLVNA; encoded by the exons ATGGAAGGTGAAATGAAATTAGACTGTTGGGGTTACCAAGTAAGAACTTGTTCAGATGCTTGTATGTCTGCCATCAATTCATACTATCAACAG GTGCTTAGTTATGGGAGAAAAAGGTATGTGATATTGGATGCTCCAAAAAGCGATCCACAATGTGTTCTTGGAAACATTTTGGCAGCTCATTTTCTCTGCTCCGCGGATTCATCTCGTGCTCAGCCGCACATTGAGGCAGCCAAGTCTTATCTC AATCATGCTAGTCCATATGAGAAAGCCATGTTTGATGTTTTGCTGTATTTTGTTTCTCCTGATAGAGACGATGATCTGGCTGTGGAGTTGCATTCCAAG CTCTTACAAGATTTCCCTAGAGATCTTGTATCACTTAAGAGAGCTCAAATTCTATGCTTTTATATGGGTCGACCGGATCTATCTCTGAAACTTGTAGAACAG GTCCTGCCAATTAATGGGAATGAGAATTATATATATGGCATGCTTGCCTTTCCTTTATTAGAGCTTGGCAGAATGGAAGATGCAGAGGAAGCTGGAAAGAAAGGATACGAGATCAATAAAGATGACCCTTGGTCACAACATGCT CTTTGCCATGTTTACCAGTTTGATTGTCGTTTCAAGGAAGCCGTGGAATTCATGGAAAACTGTGCAAGATCATGGCATTCTTTATCGTCTTTTAT GTTGACACACAACTGGTGGCATGTTGCTCTGTGCTACTTAGAAGGCCAGGCGCCGATGACTAACGTACGAGATATTTATGATCATTGTATCTTGAAAGAACTGGAAAGAAGCGATGCGGTGCCTGCAGAG GTCTACTTAAACGCTGTTGGTTTGTTACTGCGTGTATATGTCCGTGGTGAGCTTGACGCGTTTGGTGACCGCCTAAGGGTTTTAGCCAATAATGTAGCAAATCAA GCATTTTGGTTTCTGGAGTGGCACCTTGATATCCTGATACTGTGGGCGCTATCATTTACTGGAGAATTCACCAAAGCTGAAGATCTTCTCAAGGGTTTGAAATCAAG AGTTTCTATGATGAGCGAGAAGAAACGACAATTAATGCTGAGGGGCCTTTCG CTTGCAGAATGTCTCTTTAAGTACGGGAAGGGAGACTACGAACAGGCACTGGAATTCCTTGGACATGAATTCGATGCTGTTAACTTTAAG ATAATCGGGGCATCTGATGAACAGCTTGATGTATTCACTGAAGTATATATCAGTTTGCTTCTTAATACCGGGGAACCCAAGAAAG AGTCAGCACTAACAGCTCGAAACACGGTTAAAAACaactactcgagctcgactcTTGTAAATGCCTGA
- the LOC140885226 gene encoding glutathione S-transferase U17-like: METSGVKLLGALPSPYVNRVVLALKIKSIDYELVEVNPHEKSEILVKANPVHKKIPVLIHGDKSICESLIIVQYADEVWNEGPSILPSDPYDRAMALFWAAYIDDKWYPLFKQLHGSQGEDSRKETLDKISQGLVLLEKAFKDCSKGKSFFGGENVGYVDIALGSIVGWVKVAETLIGQEIFDEQKAPLLMGWIDKIYSEDSVKDVMLDPQTLLEVFKKFQAMKPDVAAA; the protein is encoded by the exons ATGGAAACAAGTGGTGTAAAGCTTTTAGGAGCACTTCCAAGCCCATATGTTAACAGGGTTGTATTGGCTTTGAAGATTAAATCCATTGACTACGAGCTTGTTGAAGTTAATCCACACGAAAAAAGCGAAATCCTTGTTAAAGCCAATCCAGTGCACAAGAAAATCCCAGTTCTTATCCATGGCGATAAATCGATATGTGAGTCGTTGATCATTGTTCAGTATGCAGATGAAGTGTGGAATGAAGGGCCGTCTATACTCCCTTCGGATCCCTATGATCGCGCCATGGCCCTGTTTTGGGCAGCTTATATTGACGATAAG TGGTATCCATTATTCAAGCAACTACACGGATCACAAGGAGAGGATTCAAGAAAAGAAACACTGGATAAAATATCCCAAGGATTAGTGTTATTGGAGAAGGCTTTCAAGGATTGTAGCAAAGGGAAATCCTTCTTCGGAGGAGAAAATGTGGGATATGTGGATATTGCACTAGGGAGCATTGTTGGATGGGTTAAGGTTGCAGAAACTTTGATCGGACAAGAAATATTCGACGAGCAAAAGGCTCCGCTTTTGATGGGATGGATCGATAAGATTTATTCGGAGGATTCGGTCAAGGATGTTATGTTGGATCCTCAGACATTGTTGGAGGTTTTCAAGAAATTCCAGGCCATGAAACCAGACGTCGCTGCTGCATGA
- the LOC140879395 gene encoding uncharacterized protein isoform X2 has protein sequence MAAAAASSLTESTNDGPVLNVVNKRLRALRKKLNRIAQMEESVSQGKTLNKEQDETLRSKPSVVAGIDELEKLRQPLLEAVGQEISLALEKERSLGAEDSREEEVRELDVKEGNGGVSDVSDLLSLLYFGSVFDVQTLMRAHDNMITRSHERSSCLTYDYVTDDDASGAPLKEWDLDLISMLGSTLISRPFNSNLPHKNALEKCVEHARLWLTNSEQRIDPNADITYAGLREKLDKIMASEYFTTTPAIKATVDVAAAAENYKSFQVPVHGSVVPVSVTSEGSASEYQPQEEDSPNSHSEEIYNDKTEPVEEFHQGGQELDNSPEVQVQTEVAIPETEVDQDPRDLDLNEQQHATHRAHQRNYRGGGRGSGGSGGRRGYANGGRGGRGIGRVNYQNGRGQFYDQPGGYYPRNHYNFRGRGGRGMGNNNYNHASAGHAGHIPAAS, from the exons ATGGCGGCAGCGGCGGCATCTTCCTTGACCGAATCAACGAACGACGGTCCAGTTCTTAACGTTGTCAACAAACGCCTCCGCGCCTTGCGTAAGAAGTTGAACCGCATAGCGCAGATGGAGGAATCTGTGTCTCAGGGGAAAACCCTAAACAAGGAGCAGGACGAGACCCTGAGGTCTAAACCCTCCGTTGTGGCGGGGATTGATGAGCTCGAGAAGCTTCGTCAACCTCTATTGGAAGCGGTTGGCCAGGAGATTTCGCTCGCCTTGGAGAAGGAGCGAAGTCTGGGGGCTGAAGATAGCCGCGAGGAAGAAGTTCGGGAGCTCGATGTGAAGGAAGGGAACGGCGGTGTTTCGGATGTTTCGGATCTGCTCAGTTTGCTCTATTTTGGGAGTGTTTTTGATGTTCAGACGCTGATGAGGGCGCACGACAACATGATTACAAGGTCTCATGAGAGGAGCTCCTGCTTGACGTATGATTATGTTACGGATGATGATGCCTCCGGGGCGCCCCTCAAAGAGTGGGATTTGGATTTGATTTCGATGCTTGGTAGTACGCTGATTTCACGGCCGTTTAACTCAAATTTGCCGCACAAGAACGCACTGGAGAAATGCGTCGAGCATGCTAGGCTCTGGCTTACAAATTCGGAACAACGCATTGATCCCAATGCGGATATCACTT ACGCTGGATTAAGGGAGAAACTGGATAAAATTATGGCTTCAGAATACTTTACAACAACTCCAGCTATCAAGGCTACTGTTGACGTGGCTGCTGCTGCCGAGAATTACAAGTCTTTTCAGGTCCCAGTTCATGGGTCTGTGGTTCCTGTTAGTGTGACGTCCGAAGGATCAGCATCGGAGTATCAGCCACAG GAAGAGGACTCACCAAATTCCCACAGCGAGGAAATCTACAATGATAAAACTGAACCAGTTGAAGAATTTCATC AGGGAGGACAAGAGCTAGATAATTCACCAGAAGTTCAGGTTCAAACAGAGGTGGCAATACCAGAAACCGAAGTGGATCAAGACCCTAGAGATCTGGATCTGAACGAGCAGCAGCATGCTACTCACAGGGCACACCAGCGGAACTATAGAGGTGGTGGTCGTGGCAGCGGCGGTAGTGGTGGACGCAGAGGGTACGCTAATGGTGGTCGTGGGGGGCGAGGCATTGGGAGGGTAAACTATCAGAATGGACGAGGCCAATTTTATGATCAACCAGGCGGTTATTACCCGAGGAACCACTACAATTTTAGAGGTCGAGGGGGCAGGGGAATGGGAAACAATAACTACAATCATGCTTCTGCAGGTCATGCCGGGCACATTCCAGCAGCTTCTTGA
- the LOC140883919 gene encoding glutathione S-transferase U17-like → METSGVKLVGILESPFVNRVVMALKIKSVEYELIEVNPHEKSGILVEANPVHKKIPVLIHGDKPVCESLIIVGYIDEAWKEGPSILPSDPYDRAMALFWADYIDGKWFESFKQLRGSEGEARKELLDKISEGLVLLEKAFTDCSKGKPFFGGENVGYLDIALGSIVGWIKVSETMIGHKIFDEEKAPLLVEWVDKMYSDSSVKDVMLNPQTLLEFFKKMQATKPEAAAE, encoded by the exons ATGGAAACAAGTGGCGTGAAGCTTGTCGGAATCCTGGAAAGCCCGTTTGTTAATCGGGTCGTAATGGCTTTGAAGATTAAATCCGTGGAATACGAGCTTATTGAAGTGAACCCACATGAGAAAAGTGGGATCCTTGTTGAAGCCAATCCCGTGCACAAGAAGATCCCGGTTCTTATCCATGGCGATAAGCCGGTCTGCGAATCGCTTATCATTGTTGGGTACATCGACGAGGCGTGGAAAGAAGGCCCGTCGATTCTCCCTTCGGATCCCTATGATCGTGCCATGGCCCTTTTCTGGGCAGATTATATCGACGGAAAG TGGTTTGAATCATTCAAGCAACTTCGCGGATCAGAAGGAGAGGCGAGAAAAGAGTTGCTGGATAAAATATCCGAGGGACTGGTGTTGTTGGAGAAAGCTTTCACTGATTGCAGCAAAGGGAAACCCTTCTTCGGAGGAGAAAACGTGGGATATCTCGATATCGCGTTGGGGAGTATTGTGGGATGGATCAAGGTTTCAGAAACTATGATCGGACATAAAATATTCGACGAGGAGAAGGCGCCGCTTTTGGTGGAATGGGTCGATAAGATGTATTCGGACAGTTCTGTTAAGGATGTTATGCTGAATCCTCAGACGTTGTTGGAGTTCTTCAAGAAAATGCAGGCCACGAAACCAGAAGCGGCTGCTGAATGA
- the LOC140880903 gene encoding uncharacterized protein isoform X3, which produces MEGEMKLDCWGYQVRTCSDACMSAINSYYQQVLSYGRKRYVILDAPKSDPQCVLGNILAAHFLCSADSSRAQPHIEAAKSYLNHASPYEKAMFDVLLYFVSPDRDDDLAVELHSKLLQDFPRDLVSLKRAQILCFYMGRPDLSLKLVEQSLAEWKMQRKLERKDTRSIKMTLGHNMLFAMFTSLIVVSRKPWNSWKTVQDHGILYRLLCLLTHNWWHVALCYLEGQAPMTNVRDIYDHCILKELERSDAVPAEVYLNAVGLLLRVYVRGELDAFGDRLRVLANNVANQAFWFLEWHLDILILWALSFTGEFTKAEDLLKGLKSRVSMMSEKKRQLMLRGLSLAECLFKYGKGDYEQALEFLGHEFDAVNFKIIGASDEQLDVFTEVYISLLLNTGEPKKAIQGIEKQLKQREGVPFLWCLLEKASLMLGRAEEAASYGKKARELEAAYFT; this is translated from the exons ATGGAAGGTGAAATGAAATTAGACTGTTGGGGTTACCAAGTAAGAACTTGTTCAGATGCTTGTATGTCTGCCATCAATTCATACTATCAACAG GTGCTTAGTTATGGGAGAAAAAGGTATGTGATATTGGATGCTCCAAAAAGCGATCCACAATGTGTTCTTGGAAACATTTTGGCAGCTCATTTTCTCTGCTCCGCGGATTCATCTCGTGCTCAGCCGCACATTGAGGCAGCCAAGTCTTATCTC AATCATGCTAGTCCATATGAGAAAGCCATGTTTGATGTTTTGCTGTATTTTGTTTCTCCTGATAGAGACGATGATCTGGCTGTGGAGTTGCATTCCAAG CTCTTACAAGATTTCCCTAGAGATCTTGTATCACTTAAGAGAGCTCAAATTCTATGCTTTTATATGGGTCGACCGGATCTATCTCTGAAACTTGTAGAACAG AGCTTGGCAGAATGGAAGATGCAGAGGAAGCTGGAAAGAAAGGATACGAGATCAATAAAGATGACCCTTGGTCACAACATGCT CTTTGCCATGTTTACCAGTTTGATTGTCGTTTCAAGGAAGCCGTGGAATTCATGGAAAACTGTGCAAGATCATGGCATTCTTTATCGTCTTTTATGTTT GTTGACACACAACTGGTGGCATGTTGCTCTGTGCTACTTAGAAGGCCAGGCGCCGATGACTAACGTACGAGATATTTATGATCATTGTATCTTGAAAGAACTGGAAAGAAGCGATGCGGTGCCTGCAGAG GTCTACTTAAACGCTGTTGGTTTGTTACTGCGTGTATATGTCCGTGGTGAGCTTGACGCGTTTGGTGACCGCCTAAGGGTTTTAGCCAATAATGTAGCAAATCAA GCATTTTGGTTTCTGGAGTGGCACCTTGATATCCTGATACTGTGGGCGCTATCATTTACTGGAGAATTCACCAAAGCTGAAGATCTTCTCAAGGGTTTGAAATCAAG AGTTTCTATGATGAGCGAGAAGAAACGACAATTAATGCTGAGGGGCCTTTCG CTTGCAGAATGTCTCTTTAAGTACGGGAAGGGAGACTACGAACAGGCACTGGAATTCCTTGGACATGAATTCGATGCTGTTAACTTTAAG ATAATCGGGGCATCTGATGAACAGCTTGATGTATTCACTGAAGTATATATCAGTTTGCTTCTTAATACCGGGGAACCCAAGAAAG CAATCCAAGGTATTGAAAAGCAGTTGAAGCAGCGGGAAGGCGTGCCATTCTTGTGGTGTCTCTTG GAGAAGGCTTCTTTAATGTTGGGAAGGGCAGAAGAAGCTGCAAGCTATGGCAAGAAAGCCAGGGAGTTAGAAGCCGCATATTTCACTTAG
- the LOC140880903 gene encoding uncharacterized protein isoform X1: MEGEMKLDCWGYQVRTCSDACMSAINSYYQQVLSYGRKRYVILDAPKSDPQCVLGNILAAHFLCSADSSRAQPHIEAAKSYLNHASPYEKAMFDVLLYFVSPDRDDDLAVELHSKLLQDFPRDLVSLKRAQILCFYMGRPDLSLKLVEQVLPINGNENYIYGMLAFPLLELGRMEDAEEAGKKGYEINKDDPWSQHALCHVYQFDCRFKEAVEFMENCARSWHSLSSFMLTHNWWHVALCYLEGQAPMTNVRDIYDHCILKELERSDAVPAEVYLNAVGLLLRVYVRGELDAFGDRLRVLANNVANQAFWFLEWHLDILILWALSFTGEFTKAEDLLKGLKSRVSMMSEKKRQLMLRGLSLAECLFKYGKGDYEQALEFLGHEFDAVNFKIIGASDEQLDVFTEVYISLLLNTGEPKKAIQGIEKQLKQREGVPFLWCLLEKASLMLGRAEEAASYGKKARELEAAYFT, from the exons ATGGAAGGTGAAATGAAATTAGACTGTTGGGGTTACCAAGTAAGAACTTGTTCAGATGCTTGTATGTCTGCCATCAATTCATACTATCAACAG GTGCTTAGTTATGGGAGAAAAAGGTATGTGATATTGGATGCTCCAAAAAGCGATCCACAATGTGTTCTTGGAAACATTTTGGCAGCTCATTTTCTCTGCTCCGCGGATTCATCTCGTGCTCAGCCGCACATTGAGGCAGCCAAGTCTTATCTC AATCATGCTAGTCCATATGAGAAAGCCATGTTTGATGTTTTGCTGTATTTTGTTTCTCCTGATAGAGACGATGATCTGGCTGTGGAGTTGCATTCCAAG CTCTTACAAGATTTCCCTAGAGATCTTGTATCACTTAAGAGAGCTCAAATTCTATGCTTTTATATGGGTCGACCGGATCTATCTCTGAAACTTGTAGAACAG GTCCTGCCAATTAATGGGAATGAGAATTATATATATGGCATGCTTGCCTTTCCTTTATTAGAGCTTGGCAGAATGGAAGATGCAGAGGAAGCTGGAAAGAAAGGATACGAGATCAATAAAGATGACCCTTGGTCACAACATGCT CTTTGCCATGTTTACCAGTTTGATTGTCGTTTCAAGGAAGCCGTGGAATTCATGGAAAACTGTGCAAGATCATGGCATTCTTTATCGTCTTTTAT GTTGACACACAACTGGTGGCATGTTGCTCTGTGCTACTTAGAAGGCCAGGCGCCGATGACTAACGTACGAGATATTTATGATCATTGTATCTTGAAAGAACTGGAAAGAAGCGATGCGGTGCCTGCAGAG GTCTACTTAAACGCTGTTGGTTTGTTACTGCGTGTATATGTCCGTGGTGAGCTTGACGCGTTTGGTGACCGCCTAAGGGTTTTAGCCAATAATGTAGCAAATCAA GCATTTTGGTTTCTGGAGTGGCACCTTGATATCCTGATACTGTGGGCGCTATCATTTACTGGAGAATTCACCAAAGCTGAAGATCTTCTCAAGGGTTTGAAATCAAG AGTTTCTATGATGAGCGAGAAGAAACGACAATTAATGCTGAGGGGCCTTTCG CTTGCAGAATGTCTCTTTAAGTACGGGAAGGGAGACTACGAACAGGCACTGGAATTCCTTGGACATGAATTCGATGCTGTTAACTTTAAG ATAATCGGGGCATCTGATGAACAGCTTGATGTATTCACTGAAGTATATATCAGTTTGCTTCTTAATACCGGGGAACCCAAGAAAG CAATCCAAGGTATTGAAAAGCAGTTGAAGCAGCGGGAAGGCGTGCCATTCTTGTGGTGTCTCTTG GAGAAGGCTTCTTTAATGTTGGGAAGGGCAGAAGAAGCTGCAAGCTATGGCAAGAAAGCCAGGGAGTTAGAAGCCGCATATTTCACTTAG